In Aurantimicrobium minutum, the following proteins share a genomic window:
- a CDS encoding DUF4193 domain-containing protein yields MATDYDAPRKTDNDDTESIEALKERVPDKLSGAVDGEDADNPGGFELAGADLSDLELDVVVLPPQDDEFTCVSCFLVKHRSQVDHEEKLGPVCKECAF; encoded by the coding sequence GCAAAACTGACAATGACGACACCGAGTCCATTGAAGCGCTCAAGGAACGCGTGCCGGACAAGCTTTCTGGCGCTGTTGACGGTGAGGATGCAGACAACCCTGGTGGTTTTGAGCTAGCGGGAGCAGATCTCTCAGACCTTGAGCTCGATGTTGTTGTTTTACCCCCACAGGATGACGAATTCACCTGTGTGAGTTGTTTCCTTGTCAAACATCGTTCTCAAGTAGATCACGAAGAAAAATTAGGTCCTGTTTGCAAGGAATGCGCCTTCTAG
- a CDS encoding DUF3093 domain-containing protein, with product MTSFREVLRPSAWMYFAATFMIPTVILVCAPFNLTLGVILSVVIYLAIVIPMFALSPVIELNDKELRVGKAHISREFIGSVSAYSGNYAVAARGPELDARAWIFLRGWINPVVRVDINDPADPTPYWLFSTRKPEELVAALRAGRKQ from the coding sequence ATGACATCGTTTCGTGAAGTTTTACGACCATCTGCGTGGATGTATTTTGCAGCCACATTCATGATCCCCACCGTAATTTTGGTGTGTGCGCCCTTCAACCTCACCCTGGGCGTCATCCTTTCGGTGGTCATCTATCTCGCAATTGTCATCCCTATGTTCGCTCTGTCACCGGTTATTGAGTTGAACGATAAGGAGCTGAGAGTTGGTAAAGCTCACATTTCTCGTGAATTTATTGGCAGCGTAAGTGCATACTCAGGCAACTATGCCGTTGCTGCACGAGGCCCAGAACTCGATGCCCGAGCCTGGATTTTTCTTCGCGGGTGGATCAATCCTGTAGTCCGCGTAGACATCAACGATCCTGCTGACCCCACCCCCTACTGGCTCTTTTCTACCCGAAAGCCAGAGGAACTCGTCGCCGCTTTACGCGCAGGACGCAAGCAATAA
- the dut gene encoding dUTP diphosphatase, translating into MDQTIEVLINAETIPTYSHPGDAGADLSSAENLVLHPGERATVATGVSIALPAGFVVFVVPRSGLAAKHGITVVNSPGTVDAGYRGELKVTLLNTDLREPFTINKGDRIAQMIVMPVVQARFIPVDKLPESERGESGFGSTGIAHRTEQAQ; encoded by the coding sequence GTGGACCAAACAATTGAAGTTCTCATTAATGCTGAGACCATCCCCACTTACTCTCATCCCGGAGACGCAGGAGCAGATTTATCCTCTGCGGAAAATTTAGTTCTGCATCCTGGAGAGCGAGCAACTGTTGCCACAGGAGTCTCAATTGCACTTCCTGCTGGGTTTGTTGTGTTTGTTGTTCCTCGTTCTGGATTGGCCGCAAAACACGGAATTACCGTAGTTAATTCACCGGGAACAGTTGATGCGGGTTACCGCGGCGAGCTCAAAGTAACGTTGCTCAATACCGACCTGCGTGAGCCATTTACGATTAACAAGGGTGATCGCATTGCCCAAATGATTGTGATGCCAGTGGTCCAAGCTCGTTTTATTCCGGTTGACAAACTGCCGGAAAGTGAACGCGGCGAGTCTGGTTTCGGATCTACCGGAATTGCCCACAGAACGGAACAAGCCCAATGA